Proteins found in one Anopheles aquasalis chromosome 3, idAnoAquaMG_Q_19, whole genome shotgun sequence genomic segment:
- the LOC126573972 gene encoding heterogeneous nuclear ribonucleoprotein K isoform X2, with amino-acid sequence MKRGNDDTSDGVNEEQIPTEQEGSNDEQSAKNNAQAEDSSDSSKSSVKRMRSEDQEVRLLIPSKMAGAIIGKGGHNIQKLRTEYQAQVNIGDCTGPERVLTIAADMETVTKVVKDVMKHLDRAGDNEYELRILIHLSLAGCVIGRGGSKIKEIKDEIGCRLKIFSNIPPQSTDRIAQVIGSEEQCLRTLNEIIKLVKGTPIKGPVHNYDPHNYDDMYADEYGGYGVGGGGSGAGGSTAFRNGAGGRGNGSGGATGTGVPGAIVGAGGAGGGSGAGAGAGMRDRDYINPWANPINGNNFGGSSGLGLGSLGSLNLGGAAGNLGNGSLGSFGGGNNGAMDNKTSTQVTIPKDLAGAIIGKGGGRIRRIRNESNAFIQIDEALPGSNDRIITITGTPKEIQAAQYMLQQSVRENLGSATGQGFNRN; translated from the exons ATGAAGCGAGGAAATGATGATACGAGTGATGGAGTGAATGAAGAACAGATACCTACGGAACAGGAAGGATCTAATGATGAGCAGAGTGCAAAAAACAATGCACAAGCAGAGGATTCATCGGACTCCAGCAAATCCTCCGTGAAGCGTATGCGTTCGGAAGACCAAGAAGTGCGACTGCTGATACCTAGCAAA ATGGCTGGAGCTATTATAGGCAAAGGTGGACATAACATCCAGAAGCTTCGTACAGAG TATCAAGCCCAAGTGAATATAGGCGACTGTACTGGCCCCGAACG TGTTCTTACAATCGCTGCCGATATGGAAACTGTGACGAAGGTGGTAAAGGATGTAATGAAACATCTCGATAGG GCCGGCGATAATGAGTACGAACTTAGAATTCTGATTCATTTGAGCCTCGCTGGATGCGTCATTGGTCGTGGAGGCAGCAAAATAAAGGAGATCAAAGAT GAAATTGGATGCCGGCTGAAAATATTCTCAAACATTCCACCACAGAGCACCGATCGTATTGCCCAAGTTATTGGCAGTGAGGAACAATGCCTGAGGACACTGAACGAGATCATCAAACTGGTGAAAGGAACTCCTATCAAAGGGCCGGTGCATAACTATGATCCACACAACTATGACGACATGTATGCCGATGAGTATGGCGGCTATGGCGTCGGAGGAGGTGGcagcggtgccggtggcagcaCAGCCTTCCGCAACGGCGCCGGGGGACGTGGAAATGGCAGCGGTGGAGCTACTGGAACCGG TGTTCCAGGTGCCATTgtaggtgctggtggtgccggcggaggaagtggtgctggtgccggtgctggcatGAG agacagagactaCATTAATCCCTGGGCCAATCCCATCAACGGCAACAACTTCGGCGGTAGCAGCGGTCTCGGTTTGGGAAGCCTTGGAAGTCTGAACCTCGGCGGTGCTGCCGGTAACCTTGGTAACGGAAGCTTGGGTAGCTTTGGCGGAGGGAACAATGGCGCGATGGATAATAAAACCTCCACCCAGGTTACGATACCGAAGGAT cTAGCCGGTGCCATCATCGGCAAAGGCGGTGGCCGTATTCGCCGCATtcgaaatgaatcgaacgcttTCATTCAAATCGATGAGGCCTTGCCAGGATCGAATGATCGAATCATTACAATCACCGGAACGCCGAAGGAAATCCAGGCCGCTCAGTATATGCTGCAGCAAAG CGTTCGCGAGAATCTGGGATCAGCAACTGGACAAGGTTTTAACCGTAACTAG
- the LOC126577013 gene encoding protein inturned: MIEESQVWTDDQSNESSDCSDSSCDSRTHEWSPHIANNSLFFVKFDIHCHSKPLVFDDDLFFRNEYRRLSIRKKESILSRFGQRDKSKHKLFRVSVIDSSKREQINGIQKDIIISIAPKKSVSLKEVLPLTETILGLTTSLFPDGRKLMVDKIRDYSVFAKGKLVKSKDWIKSIDTEPITVDNFESLLEGSTKIPTIIKMSFFEMIEPDMSNSIEIKITSFMDLIQSQETLFDKEDIQTMSNNDLIFSMIYISKEYTQNDELDVKFCYPTRENNCLFSSRGSFVTLQSIFGQSFDQRSVMTNLKVKNVLYYTTYTMVDDGILLLGFSSKYSSAFAVKQKTEQVCRLLAALYHRGAKMFDKPIDQQTELMQLCEMIRHSIKVSRHSDRFEKTFLQAHFVPLPKEIQLRIDDALGELEAMDYRNWNDDFVDLFCMMTVIGCALYYKRHLVCTHLSGDYIVDVETILNNLGIFEILTMTDVKNMAVWRKFYPKQYCEEGFHEKNDAYLMLVSVGSLLMVVILEVPINTTHHKSFSRYIEEIQDMLCYFKSTGIEQLIRIWLDSNSRPQCISSCVVNADQSPHQQQAGVNDERPQLGRTHDEESNASSSIKNQTVREETGPEHDDDEDSDWGQSVDSSQQSSTFDITDLSSENRCKEFSELVPTQLTSGHENLLYYYVQLEVGDGYFLAPTFNNVANNMKNDIVMNLFRKTCTLIHATFENTGKFRTLLFNESSKLTSHRSLVPIKEQGMLMSVPKDQSSGERLDFWIVGRLFTSPAKELYVCYRADAPQNMVELAFRICLTCAG, from the coding sequence ATGATCGAAGAATCACAAGTTTGGACCGACGATCAATCGAATGAATCGTCTGATTGTAGTGATAGCAGCTGCGATTCGCGAACCCACGAATGGAGCCCACACATCGCCAATAATTCACTCTTTTTCGTCAAATTCGATATCCACTGCCACTCCAAGCCGTTGGTATTCGATGACGACCTGTTTTTCCGCAATGAATACCGCCGGCTGTCGATAcggaagaaagagagcatCCTGTCGCGATTTGGGCAGCGggacaaaagcaaacacaagcTGTTTCGCGTGAGCGTGATTGATTCGTCGAAACGAGAACAGATAAATGGAATCCAGAAGGATATCATCATAAGTATCGCGCCGAAGAAAAGTGTATCCTTGAAGGAGGTGTTGCCGCTGACCGAAACCATTCTTGGACTAACGACCAGCCTGTTCCCCGACGGGCGTAAGCTGATGGTAGATAAAATAAGGGATTACTCGGTTTTTGCCAAAGGCAAGCTGGTGAAATCCAAAGACTGGATAAAATCGATCGACACGGAACCGATAACTGTGGACAACTTTGAATCTCTGCTCGAGGGCTCCACAAAGATCCCGACGATCATCAAAATGTCCTTCTTCGAAATGATCGAACCCGACATGAGCAATTCCATCGAAATCAAAATTACCAGCTTTATGGACCTGATACAGAGCCAGGAAACGCTGTTCGACAAGGAGGATATCCAGACGATGAGCAACAACGATCTGATCTTCAGCATGATCTACATTTCCAAGGAATATACACAGAACGATGAGCTCGATGTAAAATTTTGCTATCCTACGCGGGAGAACAACTGTCTGTTTAGTTCCCGTGGTAGCTTCGTAACATTACAATCCATATTCGGACAATCGTTTGATCAGCGATCAGTCATGACGAATTTAAAAGTTAAGAACGTTTTATACTACACAACCTACACAATGGTAGACGATGGCATTTTACTGTTGGGCTTCAGCTCCAAGTACTCGTCTGCGTTTGCCGTGAAACAGAAGACTGAACAGGTTTGCCGGCTTTTAGCTGCGCTCTACCACCGGGGAGCGAAAATGTTCGATAAACCCATAGACCAGCAAACCGAATTGATGCAGCTGTGCGAAATGATACGCCACTCGATCAAAGTCAGCCGACATTCCGACCGGTTCGAGAAAACGTTCCTCCAGGCTCACTTTGTGCCACTGCCGAAGGAAATCCAACTACGCATCGATGACGCGCTAGGCGAACTGGAGGCCATGGATTACCGCAACTGGAACGATGATTTTGTTGATCTCTTCTGCATGATGACCGTGATCGGGTGTGCTCTGTATTATAAGCGACATCTTGTCTGCACTCATCTCAGTGGTGATTACATCGTAGACGTGGAAAccattttgaataatttgggAATATTTGAAATACTCACCATGACCGATGTGAAAAATATGGCTGTCTGGAGAAAATTCTACCCCAAACAGTATTGCGAGGagggtttccatgaaaaaaaTGACGCCTATTTGATGCTGGTGTCTGTCGGTAGCCTCTTGATGGTAGTAATTTTGGAAGTTCCAATTAATACGACACATCATAAGTCCTTTTCACGATACATCGAGGAAATTCAGGACATGCTGTGCTACTTTAAATCGACTGGCATTGAACAACTGATCAGGATCTGGCTTGATTCGAATAGCCGGCCACAATGCATTTCTTCGTGTGTGGTAAATGCGGACCAATcgccacaccaacagcaagcCGGTGTTAACGACGAGCGTCCGCAACTCGGAAGAACCCATGACGAAGAATCGAATGCGTCCAGCTCAATCAAAAATCAAACGGTCCGCGAGGAAACCGGCCCGgagcacgacgatgatgaagattcTGACTGGGGCCAAAGCGTGGACAGTAGCCAACAAAGCAGTACCTTCGATATAACCGATTTGTCGAGCGAGAATCGTTGTAAGGAATTTTCGGAATTGGTGCCCACTCAACTTACCAGCGGTCACGAGAATCTGCTCTACTACTATGTGCAGCTGGAGGTTGGTGATGGTTATTTCCTTGCGCCAACCTTCAACAATGTAGCCAACAATATGAAGAATGACATTGTGATGAACTTGTTCCGAAAAACTTGCACCCTCATTCATGCCACATTCGAGAATACCGGAAAGTTTCGAACGCTGTTGTTCAACGAATCGAGTAAACTGACCAGCCATCGCTCTCTGGTTCCCATCAAGGAACAAGGAATGCTCATGTCGGTCCCAAAGGATCAATCCTCGGGCGAACGACTTGATTTTTGGATTGTGGGCAGATTGTTCACAAGTCCGGCCAAGGAGCTATATGTTTGCTACCGTGCTGATGCACCGCAAAATATGGTTGAACTTGCGTTTCGCATCTGTTTGACCTGTGCTGGTTAG
- the LOC126573972 gene encoding heterogeneous nuclear ribonucleoprotein K isoform X1, translating to MKRGNDDTSDGVNEEQIPTEQEGSNDEQSAKNNAQAEDSSDSSKSSVKRMRSEDQEVRLLIPSKMAGAIIGKGGHNIQKLRTEYQAQVNIGDCTGPERVLTIAADMETVTKVVKDVMKHLDRAGDNEYELRILIHLSLAGCVIGRGGSKIKEIKDEIGCRLKIFSNIPPQSTDRIAQVIGSEEQCLRTLNEIIKLVKGTPIKGPVHNYDPHNYDDMYADEYGGYGVGGGGSGAGGSTAFRNGAGGRGNGSGGATGTGYDRRGGERFEDRGRSNRGGGGYDRGNDRANRSVPGAIVGAGGAGGGSGAGAGAGMRDRDYINPWANPINGNNFGGSSGLGLGSLGSLNLGGAAGNLGNGSLGSFGGGNNGAMDNKTSTQVTIPKDLAGAIIGKGGGRIRRIRNESNAFIQIDEALPGSNDRIITITGTPKEIQAAQYMLQQSVRENLGSATGQGFNRN from the exons ATGAAGCGAGGAAATGATGATACGAGTGATGGAGTGAATGAAGAACAGATACCTACGGAACAGGAAGGATCTAATGATGAGCAGAGTGCAAAAAACAATGCACAAGCAGAGGATTCATCGGACTCCAGCAAATCCTCCGTGAAGCGTATGCGTTCGGAAGACCAAGAAGTGCGACTGCTGATACCTAGCAAA ATGGCTGGAGCTATTATAGGCAAAGGTGGACATAACATCCAGAAGCTTCGTACAGAG TATCAAGCCCAAGTGAATATAGGCGACTGTACTGGCCCCGAACG TGTTCTTACAATCGCTGCCGATATGGAAACTGTGACGAAGGTGGTAAAGGATGTAATGAAACATCTCGATAGG GCCGGCGATAATGAGTACGAACTTAGAATTCTGATTCATTTGAGCCTCGCTGGATGCGTCATTGGTCGTGGAGGCAGCAAAATAAAGGAGATCAAAGAT GAAATTGGATGCCGGCTGAAAATATTCTCAAACATTCCACCACAGAGCACCGATCGTATTGCCCAAGTTATTGGCAGTGAGGAACAATGCCTGAGGACACTGAACGAGATCATCAAACTGGTGAAAGGAACTCCTATCAAAGGGCCGGTGCATAACTATGATCCACACAACTATGACGACATGTATGCCGATGAGTATGGCGGCTATGGCGTCGGAGGAGGTGGcagcggtgccggtggcagcaCAGCCTTCCGCAACGGCGCCGGGGGACGTGGAAATGGCAGCGGTGGAGCTACTGGAACCGGGTACGATCGCAGAGGGGGAGAGCGCTTTGAAGATCGTGGACGTTctaaccgtggtggtggtggctacgATCGTGGAAATGATCGCGCCAATCGCAGTGTTCCAGGTGCCATTgtaggtgctggtggtgccggcggaggaagtggtgctggtgccggtgctggcatGAG agacagagactaCATTAATCCCTGGGCCAATCCCATCAACGGCAACAACTTCGGCGGTAGCAGCGGTCTCGGTTTGGGAAGCCTTGGAAGTCTGAACCTCGGCGGTGCTGCCGGTAACCTTGGTAACGGAAGCTTGGGTAGCTTTGGCGGAGGGAACAATGGCGCGATGGATAATAAAACCTCCACCCAGGTTACGATACCGAAGGAT cTAGCCGGTGCCATCATCGGCAAAGGCGGTGGCCGTATTCGCCGCATtcgaaatgaatcgaacgcttTCATTCAAATCGATGAGGCCTTGCCAGGATCGAATGATCGAATCATTACAATCACCGGAACGCCGAAGGAAATCCAGGCCGCTCAGTATATGCTGCAGCAAAG CGTTCGCGAGAATCTGGGATCAGCAACTGGACAAGGTTTTAACCGTAACTAG
- the LOC126573971 gene encoding G2/mitotic-specific cyclin-B2 — translation MSRVIRIDENQGIGNVTEAIKKGAATKRPVLGELGNKVLRSAAQDLKGAANLKNANPGLKNVKPRVDTRWRKEENATVTNATKKPLGKSDSLKIAKNEEKTAPSKPGTKGQTQEAVRVHVQLNNGNEIKKVNLKREESHPAAHGQLAKANRKISTEAKNAATSGSSSSLDKVETVATSKQRSADTHSQKLLENIENIDKNDGWNPMLVSEYVNDIYKYLNRLESSADYALRENFLDGHTEVTYKMRAILIDWINEVHNQFKLDIDTYHMTVSLIDRYLQTVKTVPKKKLQLVGVTAMFIASKYEELFPPDIQDFVFITDDTYEKYQILEMEKEMVRALNFQMGKPLPTHFLRRFSKAAKASDLNHVLAKYLIELASVDYSTAHYKPSEIAAAALYISLFLFPLNNTGAAACIWNKTLEHYTHYTVQELIPIVQRLANVIKAVPEMAKKKLKATWLKYSLPKLQNISTHQKLGGSEIDLLAQGKLRL, via the exons ATGTCTCGTGTGATCAGAATCGATGAG AACCAGGGAATCGGGAATGTGACGGAAGCGATAAAGAAAGGAGCAGCCACGAAGCGACCCGTCCTGGGGGAGCTGGGCAATAAAGTGCTGCGAAGTGCGGCCCAAGATCTGAAAGGAGCTGCTAACCTGAAAAATGCCAATCCGGGACTGAAGAATGTGAAGCCGCGGGTGGATACTCGATGGCGGAAGGAAGAGAACGCCACGGTGACTAATGCCACGAAGAAGCCTCTGGGTAAATCGGATTCGCTCAAAATCGCCAAGAATGAGGAAAAAACGGCACCATCTAAACCAGGTACGAAAGGGCAGACCCAAGAAGCCGTCAGGGTGCATGTGCAATTGAACAATGGGAACGAAATCAAGAAGGTCAATCTGAAAAGAGAGGAAAGCCACCCAGCAGCGCACGGACAGCTGGCAAAAGCTAACCGAAAAATTTCCACCGAGGCGAAAAATGCTGCAACTAGCGGTTCTTCCTCCTCTCTGGACAAAGTAGAAACTGTTGCAACATCGAAG CAACGGTCGGCCGATACCCATTCGCAAAAGCTACTAGAGAACATTGAAAATATCGACAAGAATGATGGATGGAATCCCATGCTGGTATCGGAGTACGTAAACGATATTTACAAGTATCTGAACAGGTTGGAAAGCTCGGCGGATTATGCACTGCGGGAGAACTTTTTAGACGGCCACACGGAG GTTACCTATAAAATGCGTGCCATCCTGATTGACTGGATCAATGAAGTGCACAATCAGTTCAAATTGGATATCGATACATATCACATGACGGTGTCGTTGATCGATAGATATCTCCAG ACTGTGAAAACTGTCCCAAAGAAGAAACTGCAGCTAGTCGGGGTGACGGCCATGTTTATTGCATCGAAGTACGAAGAACTCTTTCCTCCAGACATCCAAGATTTTGTGTTCATTACCGATGACACGTACGAAAAGTACCAGatattggaaatggaaaaggagaTGGTGAGAGCGCTAAACTTCCAGATGGGAAAACCTTTGCCGACACACTTCCTGCGTCGGTTTTCAAAGGCAGCCAAAGCGTCGGACCTGAATCACGTACTTGCTAAATATCTGATTGAACTGGCCAGCGTGGATTATAGCACCGCGCATTACAAACCATCTGAG ATTGCCGCCGCAGCACTTTACATTTCGCTGTTTCTATTCCCCTTAAACAAcactggtgcagcagcatgcatTTGGAACAAAACATTGGAACATTATACGCACTATACGGTGCAGGAGTTGATTCCGATTGTGCAACGATTAGCCAACGTCATTAAGGCAGTGCCGGAAATGGCAAAGAAGAAACTAAAAGCTACGTGGCTAAAGTACTCCCTGCCGAAGCTGCAAAATATCTCCACTCATCAGAAACTTGGTGGATCTGAAATTGACTTGTTGGCACAGGGAAAGCTTCGTCTGTGA